A genomic region of Methanothermobacter thermautotrophicus str. Delta H contains the following coding sequences:
- a CDS encoding YIP1 family protein has translation MNRIMNFSRDMILVLASPEEAFRRVRERGLEGQGIYLYIFLSAFLGYMLGGVLSTATGAGIAVPILFAVAVLIVSFIKLLVWALISHIIASKVFGGEGTFAGTLKMMGFAAAPFVVGIFAFMTLILWRTIFTSTALLVVMYIWVITTAMAAVAAEHGIDYGRAFLSVFALPALVITVLMMILGVL, from the coding sequence TTGAACAGAATAATGAACTTTTCCAGGGACATGATACTTGTCCTTGCATCACCCGAGGAGGCCTTCAGGAGGGTCAGAGAGAGGGGTCTTGAAGGTCAGGGCATCTACCTGTACATCTTCCTATCAGCATTTCTCGGGTACATGCTTGGGGGTGTGTTGTCGACCGCAACAGGAGCAGGAATTGCAGTTCCCATTCTATTTGCAGTTGCTGTGCTGATCGTTTCCTTCATAAAACTTCTGGTATGGGCTCTGATATCCCACATAATTGCATCGAAGGTTTTCGGTGGGGAGGGGACATTCGCAGGAACCCTCAAGATGATGGGCTTTGCAGCGGCCCCCTTCGTGGTTGGAATATTTGCCTTCATGACCCTGATACTCTGGAGGACCATCTTTACATCCACAGCACTCCTTGTGGTGATGTACATCTGGGTCATTACAACTGCCATGGCTGCAGTGGCTGCTGAACATGGAATCGACTACGGAAGGGCATTTCTATCGGTATTTGCACTTCCAGCGCTTGTGATAACAGTTCTGATGATGATTCTGGGGGTGTTATGA
- a CDS encoding ion transporter, translating to MDYWKLIRAKEIALLFLIILDIVLLSYISFYPSNPLTVNAINQFDLVLCIILFIEFSVNLKRAEDRKKFLLENWLDIIAFLPVDFFRAFRFIRIIRVVKVIALFRKYLKKFFTFLVDTHLDQAVGTLLIALVAGTMFFYMMESGVNSSSMDPWTPSGTV from the coding sequence ATGGATTACTGGAAGCTCATAAGAGCCAAGGAAATTGCCCTGCTGTTTCTCATCATCCTTGACATAGTGCTACTCAGCTACATCTCATTTTACCCATCAAATCCCCTGACCGTGAACGCCATAAACCAGTTTGACCTCGTCCTCTGCATAATCCTATTCATAGAATTCTCAGTAAACCTGAAAAGGGCAGAGGATCGTAAGAAATTCCTGCTGGAAAACTGGCTTGATATAATCGCATTCCTCCCGGTGGACTTCTTCCGGGCATTCCGTTTTATAAGGATAATAAGGGTTGTGAAGGTTATCGCCCTCTTCAGGAAGTACCTCAAGAAGTTTTTCACCTTCCTTGTGGATACACACCTTGACCAGGCTGTGGGAACACTCCTAATTGCACTCGTGGCCGGGACAATGTTCTTTTACATGATGGAGTCAGGGGTCAACAGCTCCTCCATGGACCCCTGGACTCCCTCTGGTACAGTTTAA
- a CDS encoding DUF5518 domain-containing protein, giving the protein MVKWGAVILGFILSIVFPYILSPFIGHASILGLFLAGFVVGLMVNEGASGGFWNATVAGAFGGILVAILLTIFGTALAGPVGFLIGAFAGGVLVLALLIVSMLFMGIGGAIGGFLAGD; this is encoded by the coding sequence ATGGTTAAGTGGGGAGCCGTTATTCTTGGATTTATACTTTCAATTGTTTTTCCATACATCCTCAGCCCCTTTATTGGGCATGCTTCAATCCTTGGATTATTCCTGGCGGGCTTTGTCGTTGGTCTCATGGTAAATGAGGGGGCCAGTGGGGGTTTCTGGAATGCGACTGTTGCGGGGGCATTTGGAGGCATATTGGTTGCCATTTTACTCACGATCTTTGGAACTGCCCTGGCCGGACCTGTAGGTTTCCTGATTGGAGCCTTTGCAGGGGGAGTGCTCGTGCTGGCCCTCCTGATTGTGTCAATGCTCTTCATGGGTATTGGCGGGGCGATTGGAGGTTTCCTTGCAGGTGACTGA
- a CDS encoding cryptochrome/photolyase family protein — MDEKSVAIVFPHHLLEDHPAAGKTSGFILVEDQLFFGDPVFGLRFHKNKLVLHRASMRYYHDHLKSRGLKAEYIQYSPDPHMGYLRDHLEGYDRVYTLELLDHELEARMKKLSMELGLEITEIEAPFIFRRNLMDGYFRDGRFLLRSFYIRERKRLSILMENSRPAGGKWTFDTENRKRMPPDLQVPAPVKLPENEYVQEAKEYVSEKFPDNPGSMDRFNYPTTHTEARIFLKDFIERRIKNFGSYQDFISRDETFLFHSVLSSSLNICLLTPMEVIRAVLKADAPLNSIEGFVRQVMGWREFIRAVYILKGPYERTRNFFNHRGKLNPKLSHGETGIDPYDIAVGRVLGHGYTHHIERLMVIGNLMLLLGTDPDEVYRWFMEMFIDAYDWVMVPNVYGMSQYADGGLIATKPYISSSNYILRMSDHRRGDWCRVWDALFWTFLNEKRSLIGNNPRIRVLYRHLTDRKLEEFRGIREEFMGELMGRQGL, encoded by the coding sequence ATGGATGAGAAATCTGTGGCCATTGTATTCCCCCACCACCTCCTGGAGGACCACCCTGCAGCAGGGAAAACCTCAGGTTTCATCCTGGTGGAGGACCAGCTCTTCTTTGGAGACCCGGTATTTGGACTCAGATTCCATAAGAACAAGCTTGTACTCCATCGGGCTTCAATGCGCTACTACCATGACCACCTTAAATCAAGGGGTCTTAAGGCGGAATACATACAATACAGTCCTGACCCGCACATGGGGTACCTCAGGGACCACCTGGAGGGATATGACCGTGTCTACACACTTGAGCTCCTTGACCATGAACTTGAGGCGAGAATGAAGAAACTCTCCATGGAACTGGGACTTGAAATAACTGAAATTGAGGCCCCATTCATCTTCAGGAGGAATCTGATGGACGGTTACTTCAGGGATGGGAGGTTCCTCCTGAGATCATTCTACATCAGGGAGAGGAAGAGGCTTTCCATTCTCATGGAAAATTCCAGACCAGCAGGTGGTAAGTGGACATTTGACACCGAAAACAGGAAGAGAATGCCCCCCGACCTGCAGGTACCAGCCCCTGTGAAACTCCCAGAAAATGAATACGTACAGGAGGCGAAGGAGTATGTTTCAGAGAAATTTCCTGACAACCCGGGATCCATGGACCGCTTCAATTACCCCACAACACACACTGAAGCCAGGATTTTCCTGAAGGACTTCATTGAGAGGAGAATTAAAAACTTTGGAAGCTACCAGGACTTCATATCCCGTGATGAGACCTTTCTGTTCCACTCGGTACTCTCATCTTCACTTAACATATGCCTCCTCACGCCCATGGAGGTTATAAGGGCAGTCCTCAAGGCAGATGCGCCACTGAACTCCATCGAGGGGTTTGTAAGGCAGGTGATGGGCTGGCGGGAATTCATAAGGGCAGTTTATATTCTTAAGGGACCCTATGAGAGGACAAGGAACTTCTTCAACCACAGAGGGAAACTCAATCCTAAACTCTCCCATGGTGAAACAGGTATAGATCCCTATGACATTGCTGTGGGGAGGGTTCTGGGGCACGGCTACACCCATCACATTGAACGGCTCATGGTGATAGGGAATTTAATGCTGCTCCTTGGCACGGACCCGGATGAGGTCTACAGGTGGTTCATGGAGATGTTCATAGACGCCTATGACTGGGTGATGGTGCCAAACGTTTATGGAATGAGCCAGTACGCTGATGGCGGGCTGATTGCAACCAAGCCTTACATCTCATCGTCAAATTACATCCTCAGGATGAGTGATCACCGACGCGGGGACTGGTGCAGGGTCTGGGATGCCCTCTTCTGGACATTTCTAAATGAAAAAAGGAGCTTGATAGGAAACAATCCCCGTATCAGGGTTCTATACAGGCACCTGACTGACAGGAAACTCGAAGAATTCAGAGGGATCCGTGAAGAGTTCATGGGGGAACTGATGGGCCGGCAGGGATTGTAG
- a CDS encoding slipin family protein yields MDILTAGLLAAVIIVIISLSLKIVKQYERGVVFRLGKVIGVREPGLRIIIPIIDRMVRVSLRIVTMPIPSQKIITQDNVSIDVAAVAYFKVADPLRAVVAIEDYYGAVNQISQTTVRNVIGQFVLDEVLSETARINEKIKEIIDEHSEPWGINVTTVEIKDIKLPEGMQRAMARQAEAERDKRAKIITAEGEYFSAAKLGEAADVIEKHPVALQLRNLQVLAEIATEKNSTIVFPAQFMSSIRDVKEFIEREDE; encoded by the coding sequence ATGGATATTTTAACTGCAGGTTTGCTGGCTGCTGTGATAATCGTTATTATTTCTCTGAGCCTGAAGATAGTTAAACAGTACGAGAGGGGTGTTGTTTTCAGACTGGGGAAGGTTATAGGCGTCAGGGAGCCAGGTCTTCGCATAATAATCCCGATTATTGATCGCATGGTAAGGGTTTCACTTCGAATAGTTACGATGCCCATACCATCCCAGAAGATAATAACACAGGACAATGTTTCAATAGATGTGGCCGCGGTTGCCTACTTCAAGGTTGCAGACCCTCTCAGGGCCGTTGTTGCAATTGAGGACTATTATGGTGCGGTTAACCAGATATCCCAGACAACAGTCAGGAACGTCATAGGCCAGTTTGTCCTTGACGAGGTCCTCTCAGAAACAGCAAGGATAAATGAGAAGATAAAGGAGATAATAGATGAGCACAGCGAACCATGGGGCATAAACGTAACAACGGTGGAGATAAAGGATATAAAACTTCCTGAGGGGATGCAGCGGGCCATGGCCAGACAGGCAGAGGCTGAAAGAGACAAACGTGCCAAGATAATCACTGCCGAGGGGGAGTACTTCTCAGCAGCAAAGCTAGGAGAGGCCGCTGATGTGATTGAAAAACATCCGGTGGCCCTTCAACTGAGAAATCTGCAGGTACTGGCTGAAATAGCCACAGAAAAGAATTCAACGATAGTATTCCCGGCCCAGTTCATGTCATCCATAAGGGACGTGAAGGAATTCATTGAGAGGGAGGATGAGTAA